From Candidatus Woesearchaeota archaeon:
TCTGCTCTTAGTTTTTTGTCCAAGGCATTTTCAAAGGATATTTTGTCTCTGCTGCTGACACAAAGATCAATGTCTATTGTTGAGGATTTTAATCCTAATAGGGTCATTGCTGTTCCACCTACAGCAATAACCGCCATTTTCCTGTCTAATTTTTTGTCCAGCTTGGACAGCCAACCCAGTAATTTCTTTTTATCAATCATAATTGCGCCTTTGCAATTTTAATGAAATCTTCATCAAAAAATCTGCCCAGCAAATTCCATTTCTTTACCCTTTTTGGGGATGTTCTTGAAAGAAAATCATAATCCCCTTCTGCAAGAAAAGACACGCCCTTGTCTTTGTTGTTTTTCAGATAAGAAAGCAGCTCTTTAAGGTTCTTTTTCGGTTTTATCATTGCCGCTGTTTCAATCATATACCCCAGTTTATTCTTAATGCCATATTTACAGGCAAGTTCGATCAGTTTGAATTTATCGACATTGTTCTTAATCAGCAACACAGGTATTGCCTCGATAAATCTTACGTTGCTGCTTTTTGCGAGTATTCTGGCTATCAAATCCTCTATAGGCATTCTTTCTCTTTTTCTCTTTCTTTTGACTGAAATCATCTCGTAGCTGTATAATGAGAGGTTGTATTCAATCAGCGAATCATCCTCCCTATTGTCTTTGTTCACCTTGCCCAATATATTTTCATGCGACAGAATATTTGCGGCCATCAGTTTCGGTCTTATTGACCTGTACAAATAATTTCTTTCTGTTTGTTTTAATTTTCTTCCCTCTATTTTCTTCATAATCGTAGCTATCTCGACCTTTCCTAGAATTCTCCTTATGGCGACTTCTTTGGATAAATTAATCATTGTAACCTTAAAAAAGGTTACGTCATATATAAATCTTTCTATTTTAGAACTCTAAGGCATACATTTGAAGAAAGCATAAAATTTCTCTATTACCACCTTCCTGAAAACCCTCCTCCTCCGCTATGCCCTCCTCCGAATCCGCCAAATCCTCCGCCACCCATTCCGCCTCCGAAGCCTCCTCTTCCAAATCCTCCAAAATATATTGGCGGCTTATTATGCCCCTGAGAAGAGGCGCCTGCGATCAATGCAACAAAAAGTATAAAAAAGATTATTGAGAAGAATATGACTGCGATAAAAACAATTAATCCGAGGAAGAATGCGCTTATTATTGCAGCAATCTCGCCTGCCCCAAATAGGCCTATCTTTTTACTTGTTTTCTTCGGGCTTTGCGATATAAACAGCCATATGACGAGAAAAGTAAGGTAGAGCATTATCAGCGGGCTGCTAAAGCTGCCTGAATTAAAGTTGATTTTCTGGCCTTGGTATTTTGCAGCAGCATCCGGGTCTTTTTTGATTATTCCTGAAATCTCAGCAAGAACACTGTAAATTCCCTCCCCATATTCCTGCCTTGCAAAATACGGAACTAAAATATCCCTGCCGATTCTTCCGAGCATTGCTGCATTTAAAGTTCCCTCCAGCCCATAGCCCACTTCAAAGCGGTATGTTTTGTCATTGATCGCAATCAGGAGCAGCAGCCCGTTGTCATTCTCCTTTTTTCCAATCCCCCACTCCTCGAACAGCCTGACAGAATACTCTTCAATGCTTGTTCCGTTCAGGGAGTTCATTGTAACAACAGCGATCTCGGCAGTTGTGTTTTTTTCAAGCTCAGCAAGAAGATCATTTATTTTTATCTTATGCGCATCATCAATGATATTTGCAAAGTCATTGACATAGCCGATTGGCTTTGAAAAATCAAGCGCAGAAATAAAGGGAATCAACAGGATTAAAAATAAAATGGTTGGCAAATGCTTTTTTTTCATTTTCTTAAAAATAATTTGTTATTTTATTGTTTCATTAAATGTGTTAATCCATTCCATAATATGCTGGTTTGCATAAACA
This genomic window contains:
- a CDS encoding TPM domain-containing protein: MKKKHLPTILFLILLIPFISALDFSKPIGYVNDFANIIDDAHKIKINDLLAELEKNTTAEIAVVTMNSLNGTSIEEYSVRLFEEWGIGKKENDNGLLLLIAINDKTYRFEVGYGLEGTLNAAMLGRIGRDILVPYFARQEYGEGIYSVLAEISGIIKKDPDAAAKYQGQKINFNSGSFSSPLIMLYLTFLVIWLFISQSPKKTSKKIGLFGAGEIAAIISAFFLGLIVFIAVIFFSIIFFILFVALIAGASSQGHNKPPIYFGGFGRGGFGGGMGGGGFGGFGGGHSGGGGFSGRW